A segment of the Necator americanus strain Aroian chromosome IV, whole genome shotgun sequence genome:
gttattgctAGAGGTAGAAAATTAACTGAAgtgcttttttccattttttgattttttaatccTATCTTTCTTTTGCTGAGATTATATTGTCATATTTCAGAATATGCgttgtatttttttgatactCTCGACTATCTGCATCGCATCGATATACGGCCAATGGGGTCCTGGAATGATGGGCCCGATGGGAATGGGAATGATGGGCCCGATGGGAATGGGAATGATGAGACCAATGGGAATGGGCTCTATGGGAATGGGCCCTATGGGAATGGGACCTATGGGAATGGGACCTATGGGAATGCGTCCAATGGGAATGGGATTCGGTGAGAACATTTGTTTTCTCTGAAGATACTGTTTTTATATCATTCATTTGTGAATCGACTTACAAAGATTGCTTAAATACAGGATATTTTCGCATtcaatgaattatttttctaaaaaaatgatcGAAATTTTAGAGTAAAGTACAAAACTGCTctaaatttgattttcttagAAGATAAGCATGATAGTCAAGGTCATTCggaaaaaaaccgtttttttttgacatttcaaACTGAGAAATTCTGAGTATGAGTGAATTTAtcttttgatttgaaattatttgatcTTTAATTTTGAACCGAGAAATTATGAATGCTACGAATATCAATTCACAAACTCTAAACTACAGTTTTCCAGGACCTTACGGTATGCGTGGTCCGTACGGAATGAGAAATCCAGCTCGAGGAGCGATGGTCGGTGCAATGCTGGGCAGCATGGTCGGGAAATGATAACTTTATCAATTACGCATCGTTTTACCCGTTCTTTAAGACTTATTCTGCCTGTTTTATGACagagttttattattattactactactattggTATTGGAATAATCTCTGAAGATCTCtgaagattattattattactattggtATTGGAATAATTAACGATCTCTGTAGTTTCACAAAGAATAATTGCCGTTAGTTCAATAAAATGattgtttgtttatatttgtataACTCAGCTACGTTACATACAAAAATTGTGCCAAAAAAGGCTGTTGCTTTGGATTTTTGGCTTATACCCAGCTAATTTTTAACGAAATCCCAGTGAGAACATAGTAGGTACAAAAAAAGCATATTTATAACACCGCCAACTTCACGAGTAGCATCTAAGTATTCTATCAATCATCTctccaaaaaaattccattgaaTGATTGAGTGAAGTCGAAAAAGTAAATAGACGGCTATAATCTAATACTGCCAACTTCAAgagcaacataccacgaaattgaagtTCTCTACTACTAGTAGATAGGGCTAGAGATGAAGTTCATGTATATGGGTACGATCAAACTCAACTCTGTCTAGTTGTCCATAAAACGGCtcttagaggcagcataccacgaatctgacgttgtCATGGAATCTGCGAGAAAAGCTAGGAATGGCAGTCCGGGAACCGGGGTAGTTCCCCCCATCCTTCCTTTTTAATAGTAGTAAAAAACAGAGTGGAAGATCCCGTTCTCTCCTACGagatcagttgcaacgcgccgcatccatgtGCGAGGAATGATGAGGTCTTCACAATAACCTAttgaagtgaaaccaatgaataatcTGCTGATGGGACCGAAACAGGAACAAAGAGTTGTGTTCTAATacatctcgtaggaactaaagagGTTCTCACGGCGTTTTTTCTCCCCATCATTAGGAAAGGATAGGCGGAACCACTCCGAATCCAATCTACAACACCATTTCTAACTTTTCCCGctttttctagcttttccctaaccatgtcagattcgtggtatgttccTCTGAAGGGTGGACGACCATGGTAacgaaattatcaaaaaaaaaaaagaaagaaagagagaaatcaGGATCCGTCAGTTAGAATAGTAATAGTAGGACATAGGGAAATAGTGggaacaaaattaaaagtagttcccaattatttaaatattcaTGTTTTATTCGTGAAGAAAAGACAACGGGAAAAAGTGTATCGTTCTCAGAAAAAGGTGTAAATGCGTATCTtttaagactttttttttcttctttttaaggTGTAGAACTGCTAGAACAATATTTTCGTCCTCTTCAAACCAATGAATAAAGGTTTAATGCCCTTTCAAAACAATCTTTCTCGGTTTCACTTGTTGACtctgaacaagaaaaaaaaactaaaattataaACAGAGGAACTGCCTCGGATGATGAAGTAAAAACTTGTTATCTCAGTAAATAAGAGGTGTCAGGTGAGCTCTTAAGCAGAGAGGATGGATtgtttacaaataaataaataaaactacgGGACAAAATTGACTATTTTGGTTTCTATTTCcagtttcttgaagaaaatgtttgaataGAAGTTAATACGCAGAAAAATTCCCACCAATGATACTGAGTcatcctttcttccttctgtATAAATAACATAATGACCGTCAGTCAACGTGCGGTGTAAAAGAACAGCGTTGAAAGGCGATGATGGCAGGTTCGTTCAAGGTTACtc
Coding sequences within it:
- a CDS encoding hypothetical protein (NECATOR_CHRIV.G17033.T2), which translates into the protein MRCIFLILSTICIASIYGQWGPGMMGPMGMGMMGPMGMGMMRPMGMGSMGMGPMGMGPMGMGPMGMRPMGMGFGPYGMRGPYGMRNPARGAMVGAMLGSMVGK